The nucleotide window ATACCCcgcaaaaaagaaaataaaaaatgACTGTCACTATCAAGCTTGCAAACGGCAATCAACATACAGTTGAAGTGGCGGATTTTAACATCACAGTTGCGGAGTTCAAGAATCAAATAGCGGAAACACTAGCGATCccagcggaggagcagcgcatcaTTCTACGTGGAAAAGTGTTGAAGGATGAGGGAGTGCTTTCAGCAATTGGCATGGAGGACGGCAATGTTATACACGTCGTACGAAGCAAGAAGAGTGTAGCCACGGCACCGGCAACGAATGTTTCAAGCACTCCAGGCACCAGTGATACTGTTACATCACTGAATACACAGTCGCCTGCTACTGTAGCCACACAGCCCGCACTCCCACAGGCTACTGCCAATCCATATGCAGCTCTAATGAGCAACTTCGGTGCACCACAGACGCAGCAACCTGGcttcggcgctgctggattCCCTGCCTCAGGAAACCCTTTTGCAAACATGGGTATGGGTATGGGCATGGCAGGTGGATTGGGTGAAGCTGGCAGCCCCACACCACAGCAGGCGATAGAACTGATGCAGAATCCTATGATGCAACAAATGATGCAACAGGTACTCAACAACCCCCAGTTTATGCAGTACATTATCCAAAACTCTCCGCAACTGACTGGCCTGCCGCAGGATCAACAGCAGGCTGTTATGGAAATGATGCGAAACCCATACATGATGCAGCAGGCAATGGCAATGATGAGCAGTTTAGGAGGTACAGGCGGTGTGCAACCGGCAACTTTGCAGGCTGCCCCGACTCCAGCCGTAGGAACTGGGTTCAACTCTGCGATGTTTGCGCCCCCCGTGCCACAAGGTAATCTGCGGGAAGTTTATCGAGAGCagttgcagctgctgcgagaTATGGGATTCCCCAATGAGGAAGCGAACATTGCTGCCCTACAACAGGCTCAGGGCAACGTGCAGTTCGCACTGGAGCGGCTTCTTGGTGCTTGATCTAGTGGGCTTTGTTTCGCGTTTCTTGTCGTTTTGTTATTCTTACCTGTGCTTGTGGTCTTCAAAACTGATCGTAGCAAAGGACAAGCTCTTGTGTTTCACCGGATAAGAGTACATCTCTTGATACTGGCGGACTGGTTTTAGGGAGGTTTTGCTACGGAGAATACTCTAGCAACTCAATCATTAGCCAAAAAGGCAATGGGTGCAACTGCTACGAATGTGTTGACAGGTATTCTACTCATATGGATGCCAGTAGGGAAAAAGTAGAAAGGACATTTCTACGTCAAGTAAACGTTATGCATTTTAGGCGAATAGTGGTACATCATTAGATTCTTGATGAAATTCAGctactctcttttttcttttgcatccttttgtttccttcttttcctgATCACGTTTCCTTCCGCTCAGAAATGACAACGCTTCATAGTAAAGACGTTCAGTTGCCAAGTGTGGAActcattttctttttctttgacGAACTAAAACCTGTCGAAGAGAGGGCAGAATactgaaagagaaaaaaatacacgcacgcacgcacacacaaacttttctttttttcttcacaATCTCTGCTGTCGCACTTCTTGGTCCTTTCTCCGCACTACAACCCACACAGGTGCCAAGACACTAGCTTCCAACTTCTGTTCTTTTGACATTTGTGAAAAGGGGCAAAGGAGGAACTCCCCTCCTTTTGCAGGTTGCAGATCCTTTTCTTTGAAGTGAGTTCCTCTCTGCAGCGTTTCAAATGTCATCGTTTGGCCGAGTTACCACCCGGGGCGGCGATTCTGGGACACGTGACAGTCTTGATCGGTACAATCGCTTGGATGTTTTGGGAGAGGGTACTTATGGCGTAGTTTACCGCGCTGTCGACAAAATCACTGGACAGTACGTTGCTCTAAAGAAAGTACGGCTTGATCGAACCGAGGAGGGCATTCCGCAgactgcgctgcgcgaggtgTCAATTCTGCAAGAGTTCGATCACCCCAACATCGTGAACTTGCTCGACGTCATTTGTTCGGACGGAAAGCTCTACCTTGTCTTCGAGTATGTGGAGGCGGATCTCAAAAAGGCACTTGAAAAACAGGAAGGGGGCTACTCTGGAATGGATCTAAAGCGTCTTATCTATCAGCTTTTAGATGGTCTTTACTTTTGTCACCGCCATCGCATCATCCACCGTGATCTGAAGCCGGCTAATATCCTCCTGACATCGGCGAACATACTCAAGCTGGCTGATTTTGGTCTCGCCCGTGCGTTCCAAGTGCCCATGCACACCTACACGCACGAGGTGGTCACGCTGTGGTACCGTGCTCCTGAGATTCTTCTCGGTGAGAAACACTACACTCCTGCCGTGGATATTTGGAGTGTCGGCTGCATTTTTGCCGAGCTGGCCCGCCGAAAAGTTCTTTTCCGTGGTGACAGCGAAATTGGGCAATTATTTGAGATTTTTCAAGTGCTGGGGACTCCTGCTGACGCCGAGGGGTCCTGGCCAGGTGTGTCGCGCCTGCCCGACTACCGCGACGTATTTCCTAAGTGGACCGCAAAGCGGCTGGGACAGGTGCTACCAGAACTTCATCAGGACGCTATTGACCTTCTCTCTAAGATGCTCAAGTACGACCCGCGGGAGCGCATATCAGCCAAGGAAGCCCTCCAGCACCCGTGGTTCAGCGACCTTCGATGGTAGAGCGGAAAGGAAGTAACTAATAATCGTCTGTTGGCGGGTTGGACGATTAAAGGTTTGTTTCTCTGGAGGTGCATTGTTGAGGCAGCACCTACTCACTTTTCCTTAGCTCCTACTTAGActagttttttttttgaccTGTTTCGACTCTCCGCGTTTTAGATTTTTCTCTCATACGCATACATACATAGTCTTTTTCGTTCGCTCTTCCACAGCACCATTACCACCCGTACCCTTTCTTCTCATTAGCTGACTTTGTGTCAGTCGCGAAGCGGATTTGGTAATCTCtatttttgttttttttttttttttcaattTAGTTCAGATCTTCGTCCCCTTACTTGTACCATGAACCTCCGCAAAAAGATGCCAAGCATGCAGCAATTTTACATCCAGATCAGGTTTCTCGTAGAACAGGtggcctctctcgctgctttTTGACTTCGAGGTAGAGACGCCGGCTTCTTTCCCACAAAGGCGTAAGCTGACCTGGCCATGCACGTTGGTGAAGAAATGGGATCGCCTACTCAGGCATTTGCGAGCTGCAACGCCCCTATGAAAGACGAAAGCAGCGCTTAAATGCAGTCTTACAACCCGCTGTTTATACTTCCATTCTCATGCTTAGCACGCACATTCTGTTCTCACTatccctttctctttgtttccACTTGTCATTTCACAAAAGCTGTGCCGCAACTCGTGGTTTTACACGCATATTTTTGCAgctgcccttctctttttatGTCGGCCGCCACTGCTAAGATGGCGGCGACTGGATATGATCGCGACGTTGCTgtcaaggtggcggaggaaAACTACAGTCTTCAGAAGAGACTTGCGCGaatggagagggaagaacagcagcagaggcgggcGGCCGACTACGACTCTCGCTTTGAGGGCACTGCTGACACAATCGCCAACGATAGGATGCGGCGCCGAAACAACGCACTTCAGGATGAAATTGCTGAGCTGGAGAGCCAGCTGAGGGAGCTGCAGATGATCAATATCATCGACCTGCAGCATGAGTACACTCGTCTAGATAACCGCCGTGCATACCTTCTGAACGAACTTGCCGGCCTCCGACGCATTCTTGCTAATCAGAGCAAAGATGTGAAGCGAGCCACTCGGACGGTCAACAGTCAGCACGAGCTCCGTCGCCAAAACAGCGTGGAGCATGCCTCATCCATCGAGGACATTCAAATGttcagagagaagagggagtcACTAGCCAAGGAAATCCAACACTTGATCGCAAAGGAGCGCCACTTAAAGTCAAAACTTGAGACGCTTCCCGCACCAGGGGAGGATCACGAGGTCGTGGCTAGCCACCTCAGGGAGGATAACGAAAAGAAGGACCACACCATTGCGCGACTGGAGGCGACCCTaaaggaagagcagcagaaagCAGGCGCCCAGCTCGCTGAGGCGAACTCCTCTGATGATATTCAACGCCTGCGAGAGGAGTATGTCCAGTTGAACGACCAGCTCAGGCGCAGCAAGCGGTAATGCCGGGTGCGCCGATAGGTGACAGAGCTGTTCAACTTTCGCACGCCACGCTGGACTGCAGTTCCTCGTTCTCCCATGGTCTTTTTTGCCTTTGTATTTGTGTCACGTGCGGGTGGCAGTACAACACCCGTTTCCCGATCCGTCTCCGCCGACTGCTTTATAAAGGGTGGTTGTACTTGCTGCCCCTTTCTCTTGACGTGTAGGgctggtgcgcgtgtgttgtTGCCGAGTATGTACCATACGTCTttgtcctttttttttcgttctcgCTCTTGACTCTGAGGCTTCCGACGACAGCTCGTGCACTGTTCGCATGTTTTGTGATGCAGGTGACCCGTGTGTGGGATATACATGTAGTTTAGAACA belongs to Leishmania braziliensis MHOM/BR/75/M2904 complete genome, chromosome 36 and includes:
- a CDS encoding putative ubiquitin-like protein yields the protein MTVTIKLANGNQHTVEVADFNITVAEFKNQIAETLAIPAEEQRIILRGKVLKDEGVLSAIGMEDGNVIHVVRSKKSVATAPATNVSSTPGTSDTVTSLNTQSPATVATQPALPQATANPYAALMSNFGAPQTQQPGFGAAGFPASGNPFANMGMGMGMAGGLGEAGSPTPQQAIELMQNPMMQQMMQQVLNNPQFMQYIIQNSPQLTGLPQDQQQAVMEMMRNPYMMQQAMAMMSSLGGTGGVQPATLQAAPTPAVGTGFNSAMFAPPVPQGNLREVYREQLQLLRDMGFPNEEANIAALQQAQGNVQFALERLLGA
- a CDS encoding cell division related protein kinase 2 translates to MSSFGRVTTRGGDSGTRDSLDRYNRLDVLGEGTYGVVYRAVDKITGQYVALKKVRLDRTEEGIPQTALREVSILQEFDHPNIVNLLDVICSDGKLYLVFEYVEADLKKALEKQEGGYSGMDLKRLIYQLLDGLYFCHRHRIIHRDLKPANILLTSANILKLADFGLARAFQVPMHTYTHEVVTLWYRAPEILLGEKHYTPAVDIWSVGCIFAELARRKVLFRGDSEIGQLFEIFQVLGTPADAEGSWPGVSRLPDYRDVFPKWTAKRLGQVLPELHQDAIDLLSKMLKYDPRERISAKEALQHPWFSDLRW